One genomic segment of Hordeum vulgare subsp. vulgare chromosome 2H, MorexV3_pseudomolecules_assembly, whole genome shotgun sequence includes these proteins:
- the LOC123427874 gene encoding uncharacterized protein LOC123427874, with protein sequence MGSAGATLLRFLLLASVVAGFAAHLAAGEKDCYHERDSIMGICIGSIKKNAHYVPPSRACCSEVKKVDMPCVCRVLTATDERTVNPVKLVRCAHDCKVDLAIGSKCGTYTIGGPVPPSAHP encoded by the exons ATGGGCAGCGCCGGAGCCACCCTCCTCCGCTTCCTGCTGTTGGCGTCGGTCGTCGCCGGGTTCGCGGCGCATCTCGCCGCGGGGGAGAAGGACTGCTACCACGAGAGGGACAGCATCATGGGTATCTGCATCGGGAGCATCAAGAAGAACGCCCACTACGTGCCACCATCGAGGGCCTGCTGCAGCGAGGTGAAGAAGGTTGACATGCCCTGCGTCTGCCGCGTCCTCACCGCCACCGACGAGCGTACCGTCAACCCCGTGAAGCTCGTCCGCTGCGCCCACGACTGCAAAGTCGACCTCGCCATCGGCAGCAAATGCGGAA CTTACACCATCGGGGGGCCGGTGCCACCATCCGCGCACCCGTGA